The nucleotide window TTCGAAAAGGATCCCCAGAAGTACCTGGCCAAACTTCCGGGCGAGCAACCCGTCCGGTGAACCGGAGGCCCCATGACCGATGAAGTTCTCCATGGGGGGCGGTCGGTTGATCCGGTCTGCGGCATGATCGTGGACCCCGCCGCCCCCCGAGGAGGGTCCGCGGAGCACGGCGGACGAAGCTTCCACTTTTGCAACCCCCGGTGCCGGGAAAGGTTTCTCGCCGATCCCGACCGTTTCCTCGACCCCGCCTACGTTCCCGGGGGAATGGCCGAAAGGCCCGCACCGATCGGAACCCGCCCCACCCCGCTGTCTCTGCAGAAGCCCGTCCAACTGGGAGCGGGGGCCTCCCTTTCCCCTCCCGCCGCGCCTGCCGCGTACGTCTGCCCCATGTGTCCCGAGGTCCGATCCCCGGTGCCCGCGGCCTGTCCCTCCTGCGGGATGGCCTTGGAATCGGCCACGCCCCTCCTCCCTTCCGCCGCGGTCGAGTATACCTGCCCCATGCACCCCGAGGTGGTTCGGAAGGCGCCGGGCGCCTGCCCGATCTGCGGCATGGCCCTCGAACCTCGATCCCTCCCCTCCTCCGCCCGCGCCGATCCGGAGCTTCGCGCCATGACAAGAAGGTTCTGGTGGGCGCTCCTCCTGACCGCGCCGCTGTGGATCCTGGCCATGGCGGAGATGCTTCCCGGAATGCACCACGGCGCAATCCTCCCTGGCACCTTTTCGACCTGGGTGCAGATGGTCCTCGCCACGCCCGTCGTTCTGGGATCGGGATGGGTCCTCTTCGAGCGCTTCGCGGCCTCTGTTCGAAACAGGCGCGCCAACATGTTCACCCTCATCGGGCTGGGAGTCGGCGCCTCCTACGGCTACAGCGTGGCGGCCGCCCTGGTCCCCGACCTCTTCCCGGCCTCCTTCCGTCTCGCGGATGGGAGGGTGGCCGTCTATTTCGAAGCCGCCGCCACCATCACCCTTCTTGTCCTTCTTGGACAAGTGCTCGAACTGCGCGCCAGGCTCAGGACCGGAGACGCCCTCCGAGCCCTGCTCGCGCTCGCTCCGGTCGTGGCGCGGAGGCTCGAGGCGGGTGGGTCCGAACGGGATGTTCCGTTGGAGGAGGTGAAGGCGGGAGACCTCCTGCGAGTCCGGCCCGGGGAGAAGATCCCCGTGGATGGAAAAGTCGTCGAGGGGCGCAGCGCCGTGGACGAGAGCATGATCTCGGGCGAGCCCATGCCCAAGGAAAAGGGGCCCGGCGATCCGGTCGTCGGGGCTACTCTCAACGGTACGGGCGGATTGGTGATCCGGGCGGAGAGGGTCGGGGCGGATACCCTCCTGTCCCGCATCGTCTCCCGGGTGGCCGAGGCCCAGCGTACACGCGCCCCCCTCCAGAAGATCGCCGATCGCGTGGCCGCCGTCTTCGTACCGGCCGTGATGGCGGGTGCGGCGGCGGCCTTCGCCGGCTGGGCCGCATGGGGGCCCGAGCCCCGTCTCGCCCACGGGCTCGTGGCGGCGGTTTCGGTCCTCATCATCGCCTGCCCCTGCGCTTTGGGGCTCGCCACCCCCATGTCCGTGATGGTCGCCATGGGCCGGGGCGCCCGCGAAGGGGTCCTCTTTCGCAACGCGGAGGCCCTCGAACTCCTGGCCCGGGTGGACACCCTCGTCCTGGACAAAACGGGGACCCTTACGGAGGGAAGGCCTCGCATCCTCGACGTGATCCGGGCCCACCCCTTTGAGGAGAACGAGGCCCTGCGCATCGCGGCGGGATTGGAGCGGGCCAGCGAACATCCCCTGGCGGCCGCCGTCCTGGAGGCCGCGTCGGAGAGAGGGATTGCGCCTCCTCGACCCGACGGATTTCAATCGGTCCCCGGGCTGGGCGTGACGGGGCGGGTCGAAGGCCGTGAAGCGGCCGTGGGGACCTTGCGGCTCATGGCCGACCTGGGCATCGACGTCTCCCTCCTGGAGACCGCCGCCGCGGAGCAACGGCGGATGGGTAGGTCCGTCCTTTACGTGGCGGCGGATCGGCGCGCGGGGGCCCTGCTGGCCGCCGAAGACCCCCTCCGGCCGGGCGCCGCCGAGGCCGTGGAGGCCTTGCGGGCAGAGGGAGTGCGCCTTCTCGTGGCTTCGGGAGACGGCCGGGCGACCGCCGAGGCCGTCGCCTCTCATCTCGGTATCGAGGAAGTGCGTGCGGAGATGCTCCCCGCGGAAAAGGCCGA belongs to Acidobacteriota bacterium and includes:
- a CDS encoding heavy metal translocating P-type ATPase — encoded protein: MTDEVLHGGRSVDPVCGMIVDPAAPRGGSAEHGGRSFHFCNPRCRERFLADPDRFLDPAYVPGGMAERPAPIGTRPTPLSLQKPVQLGAGASLSPPAAPAAYVCPMCPEVRSPVPAACPSCGMALESATPLLPSAAVEYTCPMHPEVVRKAPGACPICGMALEPRSLPSSARADPELRAMTRRFWWALLLTAPLWILAMAEMLPGMHHGAILPGTFSTWVQMVLATPVVLGSGWVLFERFAASVRNRRANMFTLIGLGVGASYGYSVAAALVPDLFPASFRLADGRVAVYFEAAATITLLVLLGQVLELRARLRTGDALRALLALAPVVARRLEAGGSERDVPLEEVKAGDLLRVRPGEKIPVDGKVVEGRSAVDESMISGEPMPKEKGPGDPVVGATLNGTGGLVIRAERVGADTLLSRIVSRVAEAQRTRAPLQKIADRVAAVFVPAVMAGAAAAFAGWAAWGPEPRLAHGLVAAVSVLIIACPCALGLATPMSVMVAMGRGAREGVLFRNAEALELLARVDTLVLDKTGTLTEGRPRILDVIRAHPFEENEALRIAAGLERASEHPLAAAVLEAASERGIAPPRPDGFQSVPGLGVTGRVEGREAAVGTLRLMADLGIDVSLLETAAAEQRRMGRSVLYVAADRRAGALLAAEDPLRPGAAEAVEALRAEGVRLLVASGDGRATAEAVASHLGIEEVRAEMLPAEKADLVSRLRSEGRVVAFAGDGINDAIALARADVGIAMGTGTDVAIESAPVALVRGDLSGILRARRLSRETVANIRQNLFWAFFYNAVGIPLAGGLLYPFLGILLSPMVAAAAMSFSSVTVIGNALRLRRPASWNSLPSENRLH